DNA sequence from the Streptomyces sp. HUAS 15-9 genome:
AGAAGTCCGGTTCGAGCCCGAGGGCGTGACCGAGCAGGGAAAGGAGCCGCTTCTCCAGCGCGGCCATCTCCCCCAGATACCGCTCGCACAGCGGCCGGAGTTCGGGAACCTCGCCCGGCCACACATTGGGCGCGTACCACTCGGCGTTGACCACCGGGTCCTCGAACGGCTCGTGCGTCGCGAAGGTCAGGGACTCCTTCAGATCCGGCGGGGTCTCGGTCCCCTCCGCGTACGCGTTGGCCTCCGCCCCCGGCCCGAGCCACCCGCGTCCGCCGACCTTCGCCTCGTACGCCTGCTTGGCCTCGACGGGCAGCGTGAAGAACCGGCGCGCGGCCTCCCGGACGGCCGAGCGCAGCCCGGGCTCCACCCCGTGCCCGGTCACGAGCAGGAATCCGGCGGTCTGCAGGGCCCGGTCGACGGTACGGGCGATGTCCCCGCGCGCCTCGGGGCCGCCGTCGAGCCAGGGGCGCAGATCGATGGTCGGGATGCGGGGCCGATGCTCACTCACCGATGTCCTCGTTCCACAGGGCCGGGTTGTCCTCGATGAACTCATGCATGAGTGCCGTGCACTCGGGGTCGTCCAGGAGCACGATCTCCACGCCGTGCTCGGCCAGCCAGTCGTGGCCGCCGTGGAAGGTGGCCGCCTCGCCGACCACGACCCGGGAGATGCCGAACTGGCGGACCAGGCCGCTGCAGTACCAGCAGGGCGAGAGGGTGGTCACCATC
Encoded proteins:
- a CDS encoding nucleoside deaminase, with product MDQQQARAWLATAVAEARAELAEGGIPIGAALYGADGTLLGRGHNRRVQDGDPSMHAETAAFRAAGRQRSYRGTTMVTTLSPCWYCSGLVRQFGISRVVVGEAATFHGGHDWLAEHGVEIVLLDDPECTALMHEFIEDNPALWNEDIGE
- a CDS encoding isopenicillin N synthase family dioxygenase, coding for MSEHRPRIPTIDLRPWLDGGPEARGDIARTVDRALQTAGFLLVTGHGVEPGLRSAVREAARRFFTLPVEAKQAYEAKVGGRGWLGPGAEANAYAEGTETPPDLKESLTFATHEPFEDPVVNAEWYAPNVWPGEVPELRPLCERYLGEMAALEKRLLSLLGHALGLEPDFFSRHMDHPTYGFNINWYPGTEVIGEPLPGQFRIGPHTDFGTVTILDRQAGRGGLQVHTDEGGWRDAPFDPAAFTINIGDLMARWTGDRWRSGRHRVLPPPSDAPTEELVSLVYFGECTPGTLVESVPAPVGRVAYPPVDSHVYLREKLDSITVD